A part of Peptostreptococcaceae bacterium genomic DNA contains:
- a CDS encoding nitrogenase, giving the protein MINLRNPDMAETHIKIKNASSLSPFTYGLEYSSPARGTWNIVHTGMLLPESHQIFVCAQNCLRGVVLTAAELGVMNRFSTISVDEDTVLTGNCEEIIINGVSDIAEKLPVKPKAILIFTSCVHKFLNSDLDLVYKTLRKKYPDIGFVECYMTPIMRKSELPPDPTMRRQLYYMLQPSKDKSRAVNFIGNNFATDESSELVQMIRRGGYEIMDICNCKTFSEYEKMSQSCLNITNRPAADAAAKELENRLYIKHLYLPVSFDFNKISENLHRLSKELSIPLPDIDKLKEKATNSLKRASQVLKNMQIAIDYTATDRPFGMAKLLLQYGFNVISVYGDTFLDEEQKDFEWLQKNKGNLELIGTIHNQMAVLPRNAAVNQNGKILAIGQKAAYFTDTKYFVNIVEDGGFYGFDGICKLMDLMIQATTEEKDAEKLITIKGLGCCV; this is encoded by the coding sequence CATTGTACATACGGGCATGCTGCTTCCTGAAAGTCATCAAATTTTTGTCTGTGCACAAAACTGTTTAAGAGGCGTGGTACTTACAGCTGCAGAACTTGGTGTTATGAATCGTTTTTCAACAATATCGGTTGATGAAGACACAGTGTTAACCGGGAATTGCGAGGAGATTATTATAAACGGCGTTTCCGATATAGCAGAAAAACTTCCCGTAAAACCAAAGGCGATTTTAATTTTTACCAGCTGTGTTCATAAGTTTTTGAATTCTGATTTGGATTTGGTATATAAAACCCTCAGAAAGAAATATCCTGATATAGGATTTGTGGAATGTTATATGACCCCCATTATGCGTAAAAGCGAGTTGCCTCCCGACCCAACAATGAGACGCCAACTTTATTATATGTTGCAGCCCTCAAAAGACAAAAGCAGAGCAGTAAATTTTATTGGCAATAATTTTGCAACGGATGAATCAAGTGAATTGGTTCAAATGATACGTAGAGGTGGATATGAAATAATGGATATCTGCAACTGCAAAACCTTTAGTGAATATGAAAAGATGTCACAGAGCTGTTTAAATATAACCAATCGTCCGGCAGCAGATGCTGCAGCAAAAGAATTGGAAAACCGACTTTACATAAAACACTTGTATCTGCCTGTCAGCTTTGATTTTAATAAAATTTCTGAAAATCTGCATAGGCTGTCAAAAGAACTTTCTATACCATTACCAGATATAGATAAGCTCAAGGAAAAAGCAACTAACAGTTTAAAGCGTGCCTCGCAAGTACTTAAAAATATGCAAATTGCAATTGATTATACTGCCACAGACAGGCCTTTTGGAATGGCAAAACTACTTTTGCAATACGGTTTTAATGTGATAAGTGTATATGGAGATACATTTTTAGATGAAGAACAAAAAGACTTCGAATGGCTTCAGAAAAATAAAGGTAATTTAGAGCTTATTGGCACCATACATAACCAAATGGCAGTTCTACCACGGAATGCTGCAGTAAATCAAAATGGAAAGATTTTGGCAATAGGGCAAAAAGCCGCATACTTCACTGACACAAAATATTTTGTAAATATTGTAGAGGATGGCGGTTTCTATGGGTTTGACGGTATCTGCAAACTGATGGACCTTATGATACAAGCAACAACAGAGGAAAAAGATGCCGAAAAGCTTATTACAATTAAAGGATTGGGGTGTTGTGTATGA